The Streptomyces halobius genomic interval GCGGGCAAGCCGCCGCTGGGCGGGAATGCCTGACGAGCACCGTTGTGCCGCCTCGGCTCCGGAACGTTCAGCCAGAGCCGGGGCGGCCCTCATGGGAAGAATTCACCGGGCCGACGCGCATCCTCAAGCCACGTCGGCCGGCCAGCGCCGGAACAGCACTACTGGGGGTAACAGGATGAACTTCGGAATATTGGGCCCGCTCCTGCTGGAGACGGTCGACAGGAAGCCCTGTACCCCTAGCGCCATGAAGCCGAGAGTCGTCCTTGCCAACCTCCTGGTCCGGCCAGACCAGGCAGTTTCTTCGTTGCAGTTGATGGAAGAGCTGTGGGACGGATGCCCGCCTCGCACCGCCGGCACTGCACTGCAGGTGTACGTCTCCAATCTGCGCAAGCTGCTGGACAAGGGAGGGTTCCGGGCCGGGCACGCGACGATCGTGACGCAGCCGCCGGGCTATGCCCTCCGCATGGCTGGGCACGACGGCGACATGAACCAGTTCGCATTCTTCCGTCGGCAGGCCGACGCATTGCAGGGCAAGGGTGACTTGGAAAGCGCCAGCGAATGCTTGCGGGCAGGGCTGGCGCTGTGGCGTGGCTCAGCATTGGCGGACGTACGCGTCACACCACGGCTGATTCGGGCGGCCGATTACCTCGACGAACTGCGCATGACCACGCAGGAAAAGAAGATCGAGCTTGAGCTGATGCTCGGCCGCCATGTCGGCCTGGTCGGGGAACTGTATGCGCTGGCAGCCCAGTTCTCGGCACGTGAGCGCGTACACGAACTCCTGATGGTCGCTCTGTACAACTCCGGCCGGCCCGCCGACGCGCTGCGCGTGTATCTGTCGCTCCGCCGGAATCTGAACGACATGTCAGGGCTCGATCCGAGCGCTCGGCTGCAGCGACTTCAGCGTGCGATCCTCGCCCAGAAGCTGGAATACCTTCCGGTCCCCCAAGCGCAGTTCACCCCGCATCAGCCGCTGCACGGACAGCTCGGCTCCCGCGATGTGGCCGCTGCCCAGGTCCTTCATCACGCATGAGTCAGGTCACGCACCTGTACGCCTACGCTGCGTCCCGCAGTCGCTGTGACAGCTCCGTCAGCAGCGCGGCCTCGGCGTCGACGAGGTAGAAGTGACCGCCGGGGAAGGTCTTCAGTGCGAAGCCTCCCGTGGTCGCCGACCGCCAGGACTCCGCGTCCTCGACGCTGACGTCGGGATCACGGTCACCGATGTACACGGTCAGCGGGGTCGGTGTGCTGCGCCCGCGGGGCGGGTCGTAGCGTTCGACCAGACGGAAGTCGGATCGCAGGGACGGCAGCAGCAACTCTCGCAGCTGCGGGTTGTCGTACACCTCGGTGTTTCCGTGCCCGAGGGTCGCGATGTACTCGATCAGCGAGGCGTCATCGTCCCCGGCCGAATCGCGCTCACCGTGCCCGGGGGCCTCAGAGCCGGAGAGGAACAGCGCGGCGGGCTCCCTGCCGTACTCCTTCTCCAGCCGGAGCGCCACCTCGAAGGCGATCTTCGCCCCCATGCTGTGGCCGAAGAACGTGAAGCCGTCGTCGAGCAGCGGCGCCAGCTGCCTGGTGACGGCCTCGGCCATGCGGTCCATGTCGTCGATGCATGGCTCGTTGATGCGGTCCTCACGGCCGGGGTAATTCACCGCGAGGACCTCGACGTCCGCGGGGAGCCCGCGGGCCCAGCGGCTGAAGAAGCTCGCCGCACCGCCCGCATGGGGGAAGCAGATGAGGCGCGTGCGGGCTCTGCCGACTGCACCGGACCTGCGCAGCCAGTTTGTCGGATTCGGCGGGGGCGGCGTCATGAGCGAGTTCCTTCTCGTTCGTCGGATGTCGGTGCGGCCACAGCGGCCCGTTCGTCGGAAGCTGATGCGGCCCCGGCGCCTCGTTCGTCGAGCGTCGGTGTGGACTCGACGGACGGCGTCGAGGCGAAAAGGCGCTGTTCGGGGCGGCTCCTGAGATATCCGGCCGCGAGGACGAGGACGACCGCCATGGTGACGAGCACGATCCGGTAGTCCACCGCGGCGACCAGCGCCGCGCCGAGGCTGATGGCCAGGACTTGGGGGACCGTCAGGACGGTGGAGAAGGCCGAGTAGACGCGGCCGATGATCTCGCGCGGCGTCACGCGTTGGCCGACCGTCAGGTTTCCGATGAAGACCCAGGGGGTGGCCACGCCGGTGAGCAGCATCCCGATGAGCGCGGGCACCAGAGACGAGGCGACCAGGAGTGCGGCGCCGAGCGCGCAGGAGAGCAGGCCGAGCACGACGATCACGGTCTCGTTGAGCCGGCGCATGATCCAGCCGGCGGTGAGCCCGCCCACCACCGCGCCGAGCCCTTCCATGGTCAGCAACACGCCGAGAAACGTGGGCGGCCGGTGGAGTCCGGAGCTCACCACCGCGAAGCTCAGCGTCTCCATGAGCCCGAAGGCTATGACGGTGAGGGAGCTCGCGGCGACGAGCTGACGGAGCACCGGGGTCGCCGCGATGTGTCGTACGCCCGCCGTCAGTTCGTCGAACCAGGACACCCGGGGCTTGGGTCCGTCGGAGCCGGGCTCCACGGCCACGCGGAGCGCGAACAGCGTGGCGGTGGAGCCGAGCAGCATGACGGCGTCGATGACGGCGATCCACCCCACGCCGACGGAGGTGAAGAGCGAGGCGCCGAGGATCGGTGCGAAGAGCCGGATGCCCTGCCGCACGGTCTGGATCGCGCCGTTGACGTTGGGCAGATCCGGCTCGGGGAAGAGGTCGACGATGAGGGCCGTCTGCGCGGTGTCGATCACTCCGCCGGAGACTCCGCAGCAGAACATGACGGCGTAGATGATCCAGACGTCCTGCTCCCCGCTGACGGTCAGGAGCAGCAGGACGACCAGCGCGGTCAGCAGGTTGGCACAGATGAGCAGGCGCTTGCGGTTGAGCCGGTCCGCGAGCACCCCGCCGACCGGTGCGCAGAGCGCCCCGAGCACGACCATGAATATGGTCATGCCCGCCGCTGAGTTGCTTCCCGTCAGTGTCTTCACCCAGATACCGGAGGTCAGCAGAAGCAGGCTGGTTCCGATAATGGAAAAGCCCTGCCCGATAATGAACAGCCTGCCGTTGCGGTGGCCGAACAGTATTTTCACGTGCACTCCTTGGGCAGTATCGGGGGGCGCTACACTGAGGCACTCGGCCCGTGCGGCCGCCGTACCGCTGTCGGATGGGGTGAGGGATGCTGAGAGAAGCCTTGCGGAAGGAGTCCTGGTACGGGCGAATGCGCCGACTTCCGCAGTGGAGCCGATGGGCCGTCGCACTGTACCTGTTCGCGTTCGGGCAGGCTTTCTTCGTGCATCTCTACGCGCTCCTGGACGGAGGCTTTCACGCCTATGCGTGGGCGCCTCCCGCCGTGCGGACATATTTCACGCTGCTCGTCGTGCTGGACCCTTTGGCATTCTTCCTCGTGTGGCGACTGCGCCCCGTCGGGGTCGTTTACTCGTGCGTCGTGATGGCCCTGGACGCATTCGCCAACTGGTACGCCAACTGGGACTTCGTCATGCACAATCCGTGGACGCTCGCCCAGCCGGTCGGCCTCACCCCTATTACCCTCTTCACCGTTTTCGTGCTGGCGAGCGCCGTTCCACTGCGCCGGGAGTTCGGCCGCCTGTCAGGCGCCGGTGCTGCGGGTTCGCCGCCGAGTTGACGGTGCGGTATCTCAGGGCAGGGGGTGAGATGCCGCACCGCCTGTCACTCGGGCCGAGCGAGTGACAGCAGGGAGAAGGTCTCGCCCTCCTCCAGGCAGGTGAACATGTGCTCCTCGACGGCCGGCAAATGTTCTTCGCTCAGCTCGGCGGGCAGCCTGATCTGCTGGGCCAGCCGCTGCAGGCACAGGAGGAGCCAGCCGCCGTCGGCGAAGGCCGCGCCCCGCGTGTCCCGGTTGGTCAGCCACGTGTACAGGCACGAGGCCATGGCGTGGAACACGCAGTGCCGTTCCGCCTCGGTCAGCGCCTGCGCCGACCGGCCGTCGCGGTCCTGCGCGCCGGCGATGTCCGCGTGGTGCCGCGCCCGTACGCGGTCGATGTCGCGCAGGATCGCGGCGATGGCGTGAACCGCCGTGTCCGAGGCGACGTCCTGTGCCAGCTTCTCCACCTGCTGAACGGCCGCGTCCCAGCCGTGGGTGATCTCGTCAAGCCCTTCGTTGGTGAGCTGGAGGTCCATGCCACGCGGCTCCCAGCGAGGCGCGGCGTCGGTCAGGGAGAACAGCCGGGCCAGCGTCTCGGCCCGCTCAGCGTCCTGTTCCGCGGCCGCCTGCGCCGCGACGCCGACGCCGTGCTTCAGGACATACGGCAGCTGATCCGCAATGGTGTGCAGGTTTACATGCGTGGTGCCCTCGAAGATGCTGGCGATCGCGTGGTCGCGCTGTAGCTTCTGGAACACGCCGTCCGCCACGCCCTCGCGCAGGTAGCTCCGGGCGCCGAGGACCACGGCCATACTGGCCACGGTCTTCTCCGCCATGACGGGGACGAAGTACTTGACGACCGAGGACCACAGGCTCATGCGGTCGGGGGCGATGCTCAGCGCCTTGGTCACCGGCACGGCCACGCACTCGCTGATCATCAGGTCGATGTGCCCGTTGACCAGGTGCTCCCGGATGACCGGGAGATTGTAGATGCACGAGCCGTAGAGGTTGCGCTCACGGCTGTACTGGAGGGCGATGCGCAGCGTGGCGTCCATGGTCCCCACGGAGAGGGCCGAGATCGCGGTCCGGGTGATCTGCAGAGCCTTGAGCACCTGCACCAGGCCCGTTCCCTCGCGCCCGAGCACCGCGCTCTGCGGCAGGCGGCTGCCCTCGAAGGAGACTCCGCTGAGGTCGTGCCCGCGCAGCCCGACAGTCTTCACGAAGGGGAGCGTGGACCAGCTCGCAGGATCGAGCGCTTCCTTGTCGACCAGAAGCAGGGAGAATCCGGCGGCGCTCGTCTTGGCGAAGGTCGTGACGAACCGGCCGCGCGTGGCGTTGCCGACGGGCCACTTCTCCGCGGTGAGGAGGTAGTCGTCGCCCTCCTTGTCGGCGTGCGCCTCGCAGGCGCGCAGGTCGCTGCCGTGGTCCGCTTCCGAGACGCCGAAGCAGGTGAGGCTCCCGTCCAGGATGGCCTGGGCGACCTCCTTCTTCTGCTCGTCGCGGCCCCAGAGCCAGACGGGGTTCGCACCGAGCAGGGCGGAGCCGTACCGGACGGCCACGGTCAGATTCCGCCGGGAGAGGGTGCGACAGATGAAGAAGAGTTCGTCCAGCGCGTGCAGTCGACCGCCCAGCTCCTCGGGCACGAGAAACTTCTCGAACCCGAATTCCCGCATAGCCTCCAGCGTGCCCGCGGGATTCTCGTTGCGCTCCTCCGCCTCGACCATGGCCCGATAGGAGAACGGCCCCTCCGGATTTCGCGGGTCACCGAGAAAGACGTCCAGGTCCTCTGCTGCCTCGTGCGCGGAGTTGAGGACCGGAGAGACGGCTCGACTCATATCGTTCCCACCAGTTTCCTTCGTTTTCATGACTGACGCATCAGCCCTGATCCTAGCGTTCCCGACGAGCCTCGACCCATACGCTTAAGCAGTTCTTAAGCAGGTCTTTAGTCTCAACTGCTAGGGTTTCTTTGAAACTGGATCCAGGAGTTCTCAAAATGGCACCACGCTTGAGGCTGGGACCTCAAATCCCTGACACTTTTGTCGATGTATTCATGCAGCAGGCCCGGGAACTGGCAGACCGCGAGGCTTTCTCTTTCCTGAGCGACATCAACAGTGATCAGGTCGACTGCACGATCACCTATGGCGAACTACACCGCGAGGCTCTCGCCGTCGCCGGTTGGCTCAGTGATCGGGTCTCGCCCGGTGACCGAGTCCTCCTGCTCTTCCCCTCTGGACTGGATTTCATCAAGGCGTTCATAGGGTGCCTCTACGCCGGGGCAGTCGCCGTTCCAGCCCCGCTGCCGGACGGCTTCCGGGCACAGAGCGACCGGGTGGACGGGATTCTGCGCGATGCCGCGGTCTCCGCAGTGCTCACGGACGAGAAGAACCTCCCGGGCATTGCGGACTGGCTGACCGGCCAGGCCGGGCCCGAGGCGGTCTGCGGAGCGGTGGGCGACCTGGGTCCCGCGGACGGCGCGGGCGAAGGGCAGCTGCCGGCGGTCTCCAGGGATTCCCTGGCCCTGCTGCAGTACACCTCCGGCTCCACCGGTGAGCCGAAGGGTGTCATGATCACCCACGGGAATCTCCTGGACAACCTCGAACTGATCCGTCAGTGCGTGGGCGGCGGCCCGGAGACCCGCGGCTGCGGCTGGCTGCCACTGATCCATGACATGGGCCTCATGGGTCAGGTCCTCTGGATCGCCTACGTCGGTGGACGGTGCCTGCTCATGCCGCCCACCGAGTTCCTACGCCGCCCCTACCGCTGGCTGGAGCTCATCGACGCCCACGGCATCGACAGCGTGGCCGCGCCGAACTTCGCCTACCAGCTGTGCAATCGGACGGTCACCGACGAGCGGATCGCGAAGCTGGACCTCTCGCGCTGGAAGGTCGCCTTCAACGGCGCGGAACCGGTGCTGGCTGACACGCTCGCGACGTTCGCCGAGCGCTTCGGCCCGGCCGGATTCCGGGTGGAGACGTTCGTACCGTGCTACGGAATGGCCGAGGCCACGCTCTTCGTCTGCGGTACGGACAAGGGCGTCGCCCCGACGGTGACCACCGTTGATCCAGCGGCGCTGGCCAAGGGCGAGTTCACGGCCCCGGCCGACGGCGCAAGCGGCCGTGAGCTGGTCAGCAGCGGTACGGCAGATCCGGCCCGTATCCGCATCGTCGACCCGCAAACTGAGGAGGCCGTGCCAGACAGCGGCGTCGGTGAGATCTGGGTCCGCGGCGGGAGTGTCGCGCAAGGCTACTGGCAGCAGACAGAGTTGAACGGGCGTACCTTCGACCGTTCCATGGCGGACGAGCACGGCTTTCTGCGCACTGGCGACCTCGGAGTGGTGTACGAAGGCCAGCTCTACGTCACGGGGCGGCTGAAGGAAGTCATCAATGTCCGTGGCCGCAACCTGTATCCGCAGGATCTGGAGCGAACCGTCAGTGGGCTGCACGAGCGGCTTACCGGAGCCGGCGCGGTGTTCTCGCTGCCCGAGCACTCCAACGCCGTAGTCGTCGTGCAGGAGATCAAGCCGCGCTCGCTCGAACTCGACGACTTCCAGGAGATCACCGACCTAATCCGCAGGACGCTGGTGCGGGAGTTCAGCATCACCGTCCCCAGCGTCGTCCTGGTCCGGCCCGGTTCGGTGCGGAAGACCACCAGCGGAAAAGTACGGCGGACACTGATGAAGGATCTCTTCCTCCAGTCCTCGCTGACGCCGATCCACGAGGAGCTGAGCGACGGCCTTCGTATCCGCTGAGCTTGCGACACACTACCCAACACCCCATAGAGGAAAACGAACAATGACAGACATTCAGGGCGGCGCCACGTCTGAGGAACTCGGATCCTGGCTCACGGAGCGGGTGGCGTTCTACCTGGACAAGCCCATCGAGAAGATCGACCGCAGCGCCGAACTCGCCGGCTACGGCATGGACTCGCTCTACAGCGTGGCCATCATCACCGAGATCGAGGACAACCTGGGCATCAAGGTGGACATGATGGCGGTGTGGAAGTATCCGACCATCAACGACCTGGTCGAGTACCTGCATACCCTTCTCACGGAAAAGACCTCGCAGCCCGACGCGGGTTGAACCATCCTTCTGAAAGAGGACTCGTGTCCAACACCGCCGCAGTACGTCGCGTCGCCACCCCGCGCCGTTTCCTGATGTGCCCGCCCACTCACTTCGACGTCACCTACTCGATCAACCCGTGGATGGACCCGGACAAGCCGTCCGATGCGGGCCTGGCTATGGCCCAGTGGGAGCGCCTGCGCGACCTGTACCGCGAACTCGGGCACCAGGTAGAGGTAATCGAGCCGGCCCGCGACCTGCCGGATATGGTATTCGCTGCCAACGGCGCCACCGTCGTGGACGGCAAGGTCCTGGGCGCCCGCTTCCGGCACGTGCAGCGCACCGGTGAAGGTCCCCGGTACCTCTCTTGGTTCCAGGAGAACGGCTTCGGCGAAGTCTGCTGGCCTGAGCACATCAACGAGGGAGAGGGCGACTACCTGCTAGCGGGCCGCCGCCTGTTGGCCGGTACGGGCTTCCGTACGGACCAGCGTTCGCACGCAGAGGCTCAGGAGTTCTTTGGCGTGCCGGTCACTGGCCTGACGCTGGTGAACCCCTTGCATTACCACCTGGACACGGCGCTGTCCGTGCTTTCCGAAGACGAGGTCATGTATTATCCGGCGGCCTTCTCCCCGGGAAGCCAGGCCGTCCTGAGGGAGCTGTTCCCCAACGCACTCCTGGCCACGGATGAGGACGCCGCAGTCTTCGGCCTCAATGCCATATCCGACGGCCGCCACGTGCTCCTTCCCGAGGCAGCAACGCACCTGATCGCCGAACTCAAGGACCGCGGCTTCGAGCCGATCGGCGTGGACTTGTCAGAACTGCTCAAGGCTGGCGGCAGCGTGAAGTGCTGCACCCTCGAACTCCGGGACGAATAAGGGCTGAGCCGACCGTGGGGTCACGTCCGGGACCCATGCCTGAAGCAGCTGCGCGGACCGAAGGTCCGCGCAGCTGCTTTGGTTGACAGCCGCGGATCACCGCCCGCTGCCCGTTCCCACGAGATCGCGTGATCCACCTGGCCTCCAAGGGCGCCTACGGGGTCCCGCGCGCACTCGCCGAGCTGTAGCGGATGGACGGATGGTCAACCGCAAGCAGATGGAACGGATCACGCTCAAGCGCGAGATCACCGGCGTCACGCGTCCAAGACGCCGCTCGCTGCCCCACCCGGGCAAGCCTTCCAATCCGAAGCGCCGGAACACGAAGTGCGGTCCAGTGTGTCCATCGGCTGGAGGCTGCTTCGCCAGCATCGCGGTGACCACCTTGCGCCCCACGGCGATCTGCTGGGAGCTCAGGCCCCGGAATCCTTGCTGGCGGAACGTCGTTCGCCGAAGGAGCATCCGCCGGCACCGACCGTCCGGGTCGCACCGCTATCGGACGGGCGGGTGACCGTCACTGTCTCGGGCCAGGGACACGAGGTGCGGTTGCGCCGGACCCGCTCGCTGGACGTCCCGGCCCGGTACATACCCGAGGTGGCGACCGCCCGACTCAACGACGGCACCGCCGCCATCGTCGATGGTCCGCTCCCCCTGTATGTCCGCCACACCTGGCTCGCGGAAGCTCGCTACGGGCCCGATCCGGCGCAGGCGGCGGGCACAACCCCGCCCCCGCCCGATCCACTGCTCGTCCGGCCGGTCTGGCGAACCCCCACCGACCCGGTCCCCGGGACATGGGGCCCGGTCTCACTGCCCGCGTCAACCATGGTCGTGCCCGGCCCGCCGAAGGCCCCTGTCGGCGCAAACGTGTCCGTGGCCACGGACGGCACCGCCACCCTCAACCGTGCCCAATCCGCCCCTGACCCACCCGAGCGCCGAGGGCCGATATCGCCTCACGGCCTTTCGACACGCCGACGCCTCCCCCATCACCACGCTGGGACCGACCGACATCGTCGCCGCACCCCACACCATCACCGACACCGCCGCCGGCAGCTCCTACACACTGATCACCACCGACCCACTCGGCCGTGACAGCCCTCCCGCCACCATCCCCGCAGCCTGACCGTGGCCCCGCCCGGTAATTCCTCGACGCCTGAACCGCAGGACCAGCAGCCGCCCCCTACGACCATGCCCCACTCGGCCGCACCCGGTGCCCGACCGTACGGGGATCCGAGGCCAAGATCCGGACCAGTTACGGACCCAGCGCCCGGCGGACGGCGCCATCGCCGCCATTTCAGCAGGTCAACGCCACTCTGACGTGTGTACCGGCAGACGAAGAGGCTGCTCACAGTGTCAGGGCCCGCCGCTGTCCCGTCGGTAGGAGCCGCCGCGCGGATGCCCCTCTCCGAGTAAAGGCTCCCAAACCGTCCAGCGGAATCGGCCACGCGCACCACACTGACCTGGGGTCACACCACCTGACACCACATCAGAACGAGCGTCAGATGAGCGTCAAGACAGCGTCGAGAGCGTCAAAATATCACCCATACCGCACACAGTGCACATTATGTGCATTCATCAAATCCGCAGGTCAGCGGCCCTTTCGGCACGCTCAAGGATCGCCACGCACTCCACATGATGTGTCATCGGGAAATGGTCGAAATACCTACTCCGGAGGCGACGCGCACCCCGCCTCGGCGAAGTACTTTAGGTCGCGGGCAAGAGCAGTCGGGCCTCAAGCTATTTTGGCGGTATGACGGGAAGCGGGGGTGGCGAGGCCGACGCCCTTAATGCCGATGCAGGGATGATCCGATCAGCGTTCCCACCTTCGGAAACCACTGCATAGTACCGGCCCCCCATAGGGAGCAGGACCTCGATCGCGCTGGGCATCCAAGCCATCGCACGCATGACACGTCTTCCGACGCCCCAAGCACGCCCCCTCAGCCATCTCGATCGCAGTGGTACTTCCGGGACGCCGGCTATTTCCTCAAGACAGACGTGAGCATCGCCGGACCGCAAAATCGATCCTGCTCAAAGCTCAGCATCGGAGCCCGTCCGTCCCCGATTCAACGAACGCGCTGCGAAGGAAGTGACATGCCATCACCTTAAGCTGATGGTACGTCAGCTAAGTCAGCATTGGGTCAGCATGCACCCTGCCAGAGGTGGTGGCAGATGGCGACACATGCACATGCGCCAATTCGCTCTGCACCACCTCTGAGCTGCATAGATGCTGGCCGACCCGCTGCACCCGCAACGTTGCCCTAGAGCCGGTGCCAGTGGAACCCGAAGAGGCTCGGCAGGACATCGTTGCAGGTCAGAGGGCATTTCGAGGTCAGCAAGTCAGCACAAAGTCAGCATCGGCGGCGCTACGCCGGGGAACAGGCCGACTCCTGGGGGTCATGCGGCGCGCCGTGGTCCAGACCTCCGCAGACGTCCGGGGTCGAGACCCGATGCCAGTTGTCGCACAACAATATTACTTCCCTCGCCATTGCTAACAGTCGTCAGTCTGCCCGGAGTTGGACCGTGCCGATGTCGGCAGGCCCGATGCCTGTTGCATTTGCCTCTCCAACTTGGCTGACAGAAAACTGGTGTTGGCCTCTGACTGCTGACCATCGCGAACGCGACGTGTCAATCCCCTCGAACTGTGGAGTCCTTCCTATGCAGCCAGTGCCACGGTGAGGCTGGCCCAGTACTCGTTCTCGTTGATCGGGCTCTTGAACCTGCTGGAGAGTCAAGAAGGCTACGGCTGCTCCCTTGCGCCGAATTCGACGATGAGGCTCCCGGATTGTTTGATCCCGGTGAGCATGACGCTTCCGTTCGGACAGATGCCGAGTTGGTGCAGCGGATCCGGGACGAGGCGCAGGACGGGATCGGAGTCCGCCGCGAGTCCGGACACCACGACGAGGAAGAACTCGGCTCCCGAGGCCGCCCTTTCGCATTCCTTGGCGGTGAGGGTCACCGTGTCCTGTTCGGGTCCGTAGGTCGTCTTCAGCTCGTAGAACCGATCGAGCTTGTCCACGGCGTCGGCGCCCACGCCGTGCTGGTGCCGCAGATCGCGCAGCCACTCCGGTTCCTGCTCCGTGCCCTGAACCTTGCGCAGGAGGTCCAGGGCC includes:
- a CDS encoding acyl carrier protein — its product is MTDIQGGATSEELGSWLTERVAFYLDKPIEKIDRSAELAGYGMDSLYSVAIITEIEDNLGIKVDMMAVWKYPTINDLVEYLHTLLTEKTSQPDAG
- a CDS encoding MFS transporter, translating into MKILFGHRNGRLFIIGQGFSIIGTSLLLLTSGIWVKTLTGSNSAAGMTIFMVVLGALCAPVGGVLADRLNRKRLLICANLLTALVVLLLLTVSGEQDVWIIYAVMFCCGVSGGVIDTAQTALIVDLFPEPDLPNVNGAIQTVRQGIRLFAPILGASLFTSVGVGWIAVIDAVMLLGSTATLFALRVAVEPGSDGPKPRVSWFDELTAGVRHIAATPVLRQLVAASSLTVIAFGLMETLSFAVVSSGLHRPPTFLGVLLTMEGLGAVVGGLTAGWIMRRLNETVIVVLGLLSCALGAALLVASSLVPALIGMLLTGVATPWVFIGNLTVGQRVTPREIIGRVYSAFSTVLTVPQVLAISLGAALVAAVDYRIVLVTMAVVLVLAAGYLRSRPEQRLFASTPSVESTPTLDERGAGAASASDERAAVAAPTSDEREGTRS
- a CDS encoding AfsR/SARP family transcriptional regulator, with amino-acid sequence MKPRVVLANLLVRPDQAVSSLQLMEELWDGCPPRTAGTALQVYVSNLRKLLDKGGFRAGHATIVTQPPGYALRMAGHDGDMNQFAFFRRQADALQGKGDLESASECLRAGLALWRGSALADVRVTPRLIRAADYLDELRMTTQEKKIELELMLGRHVGLVGELYALAAQFSARERVHELLMVALYNSGRPADALRVYLSLRRNLNDMSGLDPSARLQRLQRAILAQKLEYLPVPQAQFTPHQPLHGQLGSRDVAAAQVLHHA
- a CDS encoding fatty acyl-AMP ligase, with the protein product MQQARELADREAFSFLSDINSDQVDCTITYGELHREALAVAGWLSDRVSPGDRVLLLFPSGLDFIKAFIGCLYAGAVAVPAPLPDGFRAQSDRVDGILRDAAVSAVLTDEKNLPGIADWLTGQAGPEAVCGAVGDLGPADGAGEGQLPAVSRDSLALLQYTSGSTGEPKGVMITHGNLLDNLELIRQCVGGGPETRGCGWLPLIHDMGLMGQVLWIAYVGGRCLLMPPTEFLRRPYRWLELIDAHGIDSVAAPNFAYQLCNRTVTDERIAKLDLSRWKVAFNGAEPVLADTLATFAERFGPAGFRVETFVPCYGMAEATLFVCGTDKGVAPTVTTVDPAALAKGEFTAPADGASGRELVSSGTADPARIRIVDPQTEEAVPDSGVGEIWVRGGSVAQGYWQQTELNGRTFDRSMADEHGFLRTGDLGVVYEGQLYVTGRLKEVINVRGRNLYPQDLERTVSGLHERLTGAGAVFSLPEHSNAVVVVQEIKPRSLELDDFQEITDLIRRTLVREFSITVPSVVLVRPGSVRKTTSGKVRRTLMKDLFLQSSLTPIHEELSDGLRIR
- the ddaH gene encoding dimethylargininase → MSNTAAVRRVATPRRFLMCPPTHFDVTYSINPWMDPDKPSDAGLAMAQWERLRDLYRELGHQVEVIEPARDLPDMVFAANGATVVDGKVLGARFRHVQRTGEGPRYLSWFQENGFGEVCWPEHINEGEGDYLLAGRRLLAGTGFRTDQRSHAEAQEFFGVPVTGLTLVNPLHYHLDTALSVLSEDEVMYYPAAFSPGSQAVLRELFPNALLATDEDAAVFGLNAISDGRHVLLPEAATHLIAELKDRGFEPIGVDLSELLKAGGSVKCCTLELRDE
- a CDS encoding acyl-CoA dehydrogenase family protein codes for the protein MSRAVSPVLNSAHEAAEDLDVFLGDPRNPEGPFSYRAMVEAEERNENPAGTLEAMREFGFEKFLVPEELGGRLHALDELFFICRTLSRRNLTVAVRYGSALLGANPVWLWGRDEQKKEVAQAILDGSLTCFGVSEADHGSDLRACEAHADKEGDDYLLTAEKWPVGNATRGRFVTTFAKTSAAGFSLLLVDKEALDPASWSTLPFVKTVGLRGHDLSGVSFEGSRLPQSAVLGREGTGLVQVLKALQITRTAISALSVGTMDATLRIALQYSRERNLYGSCIYNLPVIREHLVNGHIDLMISECVAVPVTKALSIAPDRMSLWSSVVKYFVPVMAEKTVASMAVVLGARSYLREGVADGVFQKLQRDHAIASIFEGTTHVNLHTIADQLPYVLKHGVGVAAQAAAEQDAERAETLARLFSLTDAAPRWEPRGMDLQLTNEGLDEITHGWDAAVQQVEKLAQDVASDTAVHAIAAILRDIDRVRARHHADIAGAQDRDGRSAQALTEAERHCVFHAMASCLYTWLTNRDTRGAAFADGGWLLLCLQRLAQQIRLPAELSEEHLPAVEEHMFTCLEEGETFSLLSLARPE
- a CDS encoding thioesterase II family protein, which codes for MTPPPPNPTNWLRRSGAVGRARTRLICFPHAGGAASFFSRWARGLPADVEVLAVNYPGREDRINEPCIDDMDRMAEAVTRQLAPLLDDGFTFFGHSMGAKIAFEVALRLEKEYGREPAALFLSGSEAPGHGERDSAGDDDASLIEYIATLGHGNTEVYDNPQLRELLLPSLRSDFRLVERYDPPRGRSTPTPLTVYIGDRDPDVSVEDAESWRSATTGGFALKTFPGGHFYLVDAEAALLTELSQRLRDAA